The nucleotide sequence CAGCTGCCCCCAAGGGCCTCACCTGCCTGGAGGGGGCAAGGCTGACCCCATGGGGGCCAAGCCTGACATCCGTTGACCAGTGGCCTCTCCCATCCAGCGCTGGACAGTGTTTAGCTCGAGCGTGGCCTGTGCCCTTCTGTCTCTGAGCTGTGCTCTGGGCCTCTTGGCCTCGATCGCCGTGACCTTTGCCACCCAGGGCCGGGCCCTGCTGGCCGCCTGTACTTTTGGAAGCCCCGAAGTGCTCGTACTGGTGCCTGACTGTCCCTTCGACCCCACACGCATTTACGTGAGTGCTTAGGCCTGGggttggcagggggtggggtttGGGGAGTGGGTAGGGGGTGGAGGGGTGACACCCAGATGCTCATCAGAGTTGGGAGGGGATTCTTAGAGACACCCCCTCTATCCTGACCCTTGTGCTCCCCCTCCAGAGCTCCAGCCTGTGCCTCTGGGGCATCTCGCTAGTGTTCTGTGTGACAGAGAGCGTGTTTGCCGTGCGCTGTGCCCAGCTCACCCACCAGCTGCTGGAACTGAGGCCCTGGTGGGGGAAAAGCAGCCACCACGTGGTAAGGCCTGTCACCCCCTCCATCAGCCCTGACTCCCTGTATTTGTGGGAGCCCTTGCTGGGGAGCCCAGGCTGGTCTGCCCCTACCCCTTGCCTTGAGAAGTGGGGCAAAAGCTTTTTCCCCCAGGACAAAAGGGAGCAACTTGGTCACAGTGCTGAAACCTGGCTCCCCAACCAAGGGCCAGGATGGATcttgagggggagggaggggtatCTGGGCTCAAACTGGGGGTCCTCCAAGGGTATGGCCTGGCTCTTGCATGGGAGGGAATAGTGATGCCCCTTTGCCCCCGAGATCCTCGCAGCCCTACCAGCCCCTAGGTATCCTGGAGGAGCAGACCCAGAGCCTGGCACCCTCTTGTGTCTCTGCAGAGGCAGGAGAGCCCAGAGCCTGCGGAGGCCCGTGACCTGCTGAGCTGCACCAGCTCTGAGCCGCTGACCCTCTGAGAGCCGATATCCCGTCCAGGCCCCGTGACCACTAGGGCCCTACAACCCAGTCTGCACTGTGGCCAGCCCAGGATTCCTGGAGCAGACCTGAGAGGGCTCACCGGTCACTCAGGGACCCCGGTGGGGCTTTCCACCCACTCCCGCAGCTACCCAGCCCACTGCACTGAAATGAGACTTTATTCTGAAGTTATTAAAAAGAACAGAGATGCTCCACGTGGATGCAtgcagcaggggaagggacatgGGAGGGGCTGTGCTGCTTTCCCACAAGGGTGCTGTGGTTGGGGCTCTGGGGGTGTCCTCCCATCCGcgggcctgtgtgtgtgtctgagggaGGAAACATACACAGTGGAATCAGTGGGTCTGTGTTCATCCAAGTGCTGGAAGGCAGGCGGGGGTTCATGGGACCCACAGCTGGGAGGCTGGAACCCCAAGGTTTTCCTGGCCTCCAGGAGAACAAGAGCAGTGGAACAGGAAGGGTTGAGGTCCTCCTGCAGGAAAGGATGGCTCAAGGAAGCTTTTTCCTCAAACCCCCGCCACCTCTGGAATCCTTCTCTCTGTTCCAGATGAAGACAGCCTCCACACCTGGGAATACTTCTCCCCTCCACCCTGACTGAGCGCTacaagggtggggtgggggttggggagcttGCCGGTGGTTGGGGGAGGAGCTTGAGGCTGCGTAGGAGTAGGGGCGGCGTGGGGGtgcggggtgtgtgtgggggggtggagaatggtggaaggagggagggcaggggcgaGGGAGGGCAGACCCAGCCAGAGCCTGCGTCTCTATCCTTGCCTAAGGGAGATAACTGCCTCTCGGATTGACGGTGCTCACCGCTTGCTTGCTTGGGCCTTAGGGGTACTGCGGGGTTCCCTTCTCCAGTGCAGGCCCTGGGGGCTGCCCAGTGTGACCCCCAGGCTGGATGGACACAAGGGAGAGGAAGCTGATAGCCGGGAGAGGGCCAgtgaaggcagggaggagggggaaccTGGGTCCTCTCGCTCAGAACTGGGAGGCGCTGCTGGGGTCGCACTGCAGAAGGCGCACGATGGACGGGTCGCTTTTGGCCCCGCGGATGAACTCCTCCAGGGACAGCTTGCCTGCGGGGCAAGGGGAGCAGTGATGGGGGAGAAGGCTGCCGCGCTGCGAGGGGAGGCAGAGCAGAGCAGCCggagaggaagggggagtggcacccgccccgccccgccctgccccgccctgcccctgccccctcaccGTCGTTGTTTGTGTCCATTTGGCGGAAGATTTTCTCGGTCCTCTTTTCTGGGGTCGACTCGTCCTCCGGCATCTTCATCACGGACGAAACCATCTTGTAAATGGCctgaggggcgggagggggaggcagggagtgaGAGGAGCCTGCCcgaccctccacccccacccccatcatccCAAACCGCCCCCAGACACGCAGATTGCAGCTCCTCCTGGGTGAGGTGGAGAGGTGGTCACGGAGAACTGgaagggcggggagggggacTTCAGTAAGGACTACCTAGGAAGGCTTCCCAAAACAGGGGGCTATTGGAGCGGGCCCCGACCAAGTTCCCTTGGAGCGCCAGGGGGGAAGGGCATTCCTGGCAGAGCAATCTGCACGTGCAAAGGAGCGGCGGCGGGAAGCTCTGAGTGGGCagaatttgggggtgcctgcgtgCAGGGGGACAGGAGAGATGTTGGAGGATATCAGGGCCCAGAGAGCGAAGGGGCTAGAACACCCGGCGCCGCGGGCTCCAGGGTAAGTACCGGCTTAGCGCAGCTTTTCTGAAACTTCGGGGCTCTGGGCGGCCCGCCCCCGAGGCGGGGAGCCCAGGGGGCGCTGGGCGGAGTGGGTGACATTGGACTGCGGTGCCTCTTTGGCCGGCAGGGGGCGCAGGGACGCACCAAGGGCTGGAGGGCCGGGAGCAGCTGGGCCCAGAGCGGGAGGAGACGTTATGCAAATAAACTCAAGTGAGCATCTGCCAGGGGCGGGGACAGCAGGCGCTCAGTTGAGCCCAGAACTGCAGCTGCCACGTGCAGGATCTCTGGAGGCAACGCGAAGGAGGGTATTTGTGCTAAATGTACACAGAGCACGTAGGACTTGGCCTGTGGGATAGGGTGGGTCCCAGCGCCCCAGAACTCAAAAGACCAGACCGATGGCCCCAATCTTCCAGCTTTCTGCTACTGACACCTCCGCCAAGAAGCCTCCCTTCTCCCATCCCAAAAACTTCCCTTGCCTTACATCCGGCTCAGCCTCCCCATTGGTCTCTTCCCCGCGCTGTCCCAGGTCTGCCCCTTCCACAGCCTCTGAAATCTTTCCAATCACAGATCTCCGCCACATCCTCAGCCCAATGGGCCGCCCCCTCGTTCCCATCACACACACAGGCTTCCCTCCAAGCCCACCGTGCACCCAGCTCCTTCTGGATACTGCCCCACGCTCCTTCTGCTGCCTCCCACTCTTCCTTGGGAGACAACTTACATGGCACTTCCTTAGGGGGACCTTCTCTAATCCCCCTGGGCCAAGGCCCATATGCTGGCCCAGAGTCTCCAGGGCTTTTCCTTCGGGGACACCTCTCTGGAAGTAATTTTGCCTTTGTAGGATTGCTCCTAGTCCCCAGCGTACAGATGAAGATTATGGACATCTAGCTAGTGCCCACATCCTCAGAACTCAGCACAGTGCCCAGCATCTGGCAGGGACTCCAccatttaaaagtttaaaagccTTTGGCACCTCTCACTGCTCTTTCTACCAAGTCCAAACCATCCAGCCCCAGGAACTCAAGGTGCTTGCTGACCTCTCCATCACCAGGCCTCCCCTGGTAGGTGATCCTGCTGCAACCAAACACCTCTACGCCTTTCGGGTTTCCCAGAATGGACAGCTTCCACCTGGAACAGTAATCCTGGCTACCACTTACCgacacctgctgtgtgcctgATACTTCACACGAATTATTTCTCAACGTCACAACAGCCCTGAAAAGCAGGTATCATGATCCCCACTTTCCAGATAAGAAATGGAGGCTTGGAAAGGGGGACCGATGCCAGAGACTGAATTAGAATCCGCTCTTTCACACCTGCTTGGGGTTGGTAATGACCAGCCGGGATTTTGGAGGAAGATGTGCCTGTAGTGGCATCCTGGTTCCACTAATCACTTTATCAGACAAGTCCTtaacctctgtgagcctcagtttactcatgtCTTCCCCCATGGGGACTGCCTCGAGGATTGAAGGAGACGGTGTGTAAGTTGGGATAGTAGCTGGTTAGAGTAGGTGGTCAGTAAACAGAAACTTCTAGTATCATCATTCCTCATCCACTGCATCTTCAGGTCTTGCCTGCCTTCCAGTCCCCTAGACTCCCAGATGCCGCATTTAGCTAGTCTGCGTGGGTGCTGCAAACTTGTTCTCTCCCACCCGAGTAGGGGCCCCAAGAGGCCAAGAGGCAGACACCTTGCAGTGTGCCCACCACCGGACCACAGGGTTGGGTCCTGAGAAGGATGGGCGAGTGATTTAGAGAGTGCCTGCTCCAATGACAAGCCTCTCCTGGGCCTCCTAATTAATCATCTGGAATTGCTGTGCACTCGTTGTTTCATGGGAACTGGCTTGTAATTAATCAGTCAGTGGGGTTTGCAGAGTTCTGACTACACCAGCCGTCTCGGGGCTCGCGGCTGCCATAAAGGAAATGAGGGCGTAGGTAGCAGAGGCCAGCCAGGAAGGGGTCCTAAGGATGCCCAAGGAATAAGGCTGGCTTACTGAAGTCTTGGGCTTGGCACCTCCCGCTGGGCCGAGATTTACCGGTCTATACCAGTGCAACCACACTAAGTGGTAAAACGTGAACATCCCTCATATTGTTTGGTATCCAATCCCTTGAGTGATCTTCCATCACCCCACCTGCCCCAACCTTTCCACCAGGACCCCCAGAACATCCCACTAGCCATCAGCTAGAGAGTTAATGCCTGACCCATGGGGGGTCACAGACAGACATTAAGGCTTTGTGCCTAACGATAGGCAGGGAGGGCATAGCATGAGCTAGATGCTTTGCAAGAGAGAGGCCAAAGCAAAAATCCAGGATGGGTTGGATGAGATGGAAGGGGAAGCAGCAGAACTGAGGGACCAGAAGGAAAGATTTCAGAGTGGCAAAAGAAAAGGGAGCAAGAGCGGGTGCAAAGCTGTGCGGTGGGATTACTCGGGGCATATCCCAAGGATGTTGAAAAGGCCATTCTAGCTAGAGTAGAGCAGAGGAGACAACAGTAACTGACAACTTCTAACATTTACC is from Meles meles chromosome 1, mMelMel3.1 paternal haplotype, whole genome shotgun sequence and encodes:
- the TMEM54 gene encoding transmembrane protein 54 isoform X2 codes for the protein MCLRLGGLSVGDFRRVLMKTGLVLVVLGHVSFIAAALLHGTVLRYVAGPRDAVALQYCVVNILSVTSAIVRWTVFSSSVACALLSLSCALGLLASIAVTFATQGRALLAACTFGSPEVLVLVPDCPFDPTRIYSSSLCLWGISLVFCVTESVFAVRCAQLTHQLLELRPWWGKSSHHVRQESPEPAEARDLLSCTSSEPLTL
- the TMEM54 gene encoding transmembrane protein 54 isoform X1 → MCLRLGGLSVGDFRRVLMKTGLVLVVLGHVSFIAAALLHGTVLRYVAGPRDAVALQYCVVNILSVTSAIVVITSGIAAIVLSRYLPSIPLRWTVFSSSVACALLSLSCALGLLASIAVTFATQGRALLAACTFGSPEVLVLVPDCPFDPTRIYSSSLCLWGISLVFCVTESVFAVRCAQLTHQLLELRPWWGKSSHHVRQESPEPAEARDLLSCTSSEPLTL